The bacterium genomic interval CCGAATGAAATAAAGATAAAATATCTTGTAAAGAATGGCAAACTTAATGCTTCGCAGGAATTCAGCAAGAACTCAATAATTTATAACTGGTCTCAAAAAGACATTGCGAAAATACTGCCGGAACCGCTTATGCCAGATTTATCGCAGGTAGCCACAACGCTTATAATTTCCAATATCCCCACGTGGGAGAAAGTTTCGAAGTGGTATTATGATTTATCGGTTCCATCGCTCGGTTTAAACGACGAAATAAAGTCAAAAGTAAAAGAACTTACGGACACGTTAAAAACTCAGGACTTGAAAATACACGCATTATTTGATTTTGTTTCAACGAAAATCCGTTATTTACGTACTGAAGCAGTGAGTATGGATAAAGGGTTTGAGCCTGCTTTAGCGACTCTTACGTTTGAAAGGAAATGGGGAGTGTGCAGGGACAAAGCAGCTTTACTGGTAGCGATGTTAAAAGAGATTGGAGTTGAATCGAACATTGTTCTTTTGAATGTAAGTTACCGTACGGCAAAAGAAATCCCGACATATTTATTTGAGCATGCAATCGTAGCAATACCGAAAGACGGGAAGTATTATTATTTAGACCCGACGGTAGAATACACGATGGATTATTTCCCGGTAATGGAGCAGAACAGGGAAGTATTGGTATGCGATTCCATTGGGAAAGACCTTGGATTCGCACCTTATGAGAATTTAGAAAACAATAAAATGATTACGGACTTAAAAGGAACACTTGATAAAAACGGGGCTCTTAAAGCGCAACTAACAATGTCTGCAAAAGGTTTTATGGATATGGCATTAAGAGGATTGCGTTTCATACCAAAAGAGCAGGTAAAACAGGTATTTGAACAGATGATAAAAGCATATTCTACGCAGGCGCAGTTGGATAGTTTTGACATATCGGAAGCCGAAGATTTATCCGCTCCGATTAAAATAAAATTACTTTATAGCATCCCGGAATATGCTTTGAAGAAAGGGAATGAGTTATATATTGTAAATGCCGGAGCTGCGACTTCCATTGGGGGAGATTTATCGGGAATGGGTTCTCCGTGGGGGCTTGAGCAAAGGAAACACCCGATAGATTTTCGTGTTCCGATAATGGGAAACGGGACACAGACGCTAAGCATTCCGCAAGGCTATAAGGTAAAGAAACCGCGAAAGGGATTTAGTTTTGAAAGCAAATATTTAAGAATAAATTTCACTGAAAAAGTAAGCGGTGGAAAGTTAATAAGCACATCAGAGTTTTGTATATTAGAGCCTTTTATTCCAGTAGAAAAGTATAAGGAGTTGAAGCAGGTTATGACAGATGTGGAGCAGTACGGGAAGCAGGAGATAGTTTTGATAAAGAAGTAAGACAAAAAAAGGGCTAAAGCCCCAGAAACCCTCAGCTAAAGCTGGGTAGAAAAAAAAGAGAAGGAGGGAAAATGGCAGGGATGCAATTTAAGATGGGATTGCTGGTAATTATTTTATTCAGTATTGTTTTTGGGATTGTCTCCTTAGTTGCATACACGATGGGAATAACTTCTTTTTATTTTTATCTTATGATATCCGTTATATTTATGTTAATTCAATACCTCATAAGCCCGAAGCTTGTAGAATGGGGGATGCGAGTAAAATATGTAACTCCGCAAGAGGCGCCGGACTTGCATAGTATGATAACCGAGCTTTCCGCGAGAGCAGGAATTCCAAAGCCGAGAGTCGGCATAGCCCAGATAGCGCTACCAAATGCTTTTGCATTCGGAAGATGGACGAGTGACGGCAGAGTATGTGTTACACAGGGAATAATGAATTTGCTCAGCAAGGACGAACTTCGCGCAGTTCTTGCGCATGAGATATCGCATCTTAAGAACAGGGATGTTTTGACAATTACATTATTATCAGTCATTCCGATAATACTATATCGCATAGCGTGGCATACAATGTTTTTTGGCGGTGGAAGACGAAGCGAGAACAATAACGGAGGAGCGATTGCGCTTGTCGGGTTTATATCGTTTTTGTTTTATTTAATTACTAACCTGCTTGTGCTTTATGCTTCAAGGATTCGCGAATATTTTGCGGATTACGGTTCGGTCAAGCTTGGAAATCGTCCAAGCGCTTTAGCTTCTGCTTTATATAAATTAGTGTATGGGAGTGCGCGCACTTCAAAAGAAGGGATCAAAGAAGTAGAGGGATTGAAGGCGTTTTTCGCAAATGACCCATCGCGCGCGTTTGAAGAGTTTAACGAACTCAAGCAATTGGATTTGGATAAAAGCGGAACTATTGATGAGAGCGAAATGGAAAAACTGAGAAGGGGGAGTATAAAGATAGGTTTTGGGGCAAAAACGATGGAAGTTTTCAGCACGCATCCAAATATGCTGAAGCGGATACAGAAACTGGCGACGTATGAAAGGATAAATTAAAAATCAAATATCAAAAATAAAAAATACAAATGAAAAGATTACAGATTGAAACCACGATATTCCACCCTCCAAACGAACGGCGGGCAGGCACGATTAGCACAAGAAAAGAAAAACAGTGGATTCCCGACACCACCAAGGCGAGATTTACGACTTTCGCCATGCCTACGGCAGGCAGGCAGGGAATGACAAACGGGGGTAAAAGAGGGATAAATTCCGGGGAACCCTCAACTAAAGTTGGGTAGAAGAATGAAAAATAAAGGTTTGAAGGGAATAATTGTTGGAATTTTTCTTGCCGGCATATTATCAGCAGAGCAGACAAAAATTACGATTTCAAATAGTATCGGGGATCAGATATTGCCTACCGTTTGCAAAGGGAAATTATCATATTTAGTTTGTTGGGTGGATAATCGCGCGGGAACAAATATGGATAGAGTTTATGGACAAATAGTATCAGAATATGGGATGCTTGAGGGAACAGAGTTTTTAATAACTTTGACTTCCGGTATTTCCAAGCCTATTATTACTTTCAACCCAACAGATAACAAGTTTTTAGTAACTAGTTTTGAATGGAATAGAGGATTTTTTGTTTCGAACAATGGTTCAATATTGGACAGCACTGATATATGGATGTCAGAGGAGGGAATATATCCTGAAGCTATGTGTTTTGACGGGGACAAATATTTTGCGGCTTTCTACTGCACATACGGAGCAAATAAACATAAGCTTTTAGGAAAGTTTTTTTCAAAGGACGGTAAATCCACAGACGATACTTTAATTACGCTTGACGAAATAAACATTCCAAAGGATATAAGCATTGCTTTTAATAATAACCAATATTTAGTAGTATGGAGCGATGCTTTAGAAGAAAACTATGACATTCGAGCGCAATTGTTATCAAAACAAGGGAAACTACTATCTACCGATTTGTACATATCTTATGAAGAGTGGGATGAGTCTTCCCCGAAAGTAAGTTCTGACGGTACAAATTGGTTCGTGATATGGGAAGGAGACTGCCAGATAAAAGGGAGAATAGTTTCTCAAGCCGGGCAATTAGTGGATGATTCTGCGATCACTTTAATTGAGGATAAAGATTCTTATTTCCCATCCTTAAGTTTTAACGGGGATATGTATATTGTCAGCACGTCAACAATAAATGAATTTAACATTATAATGATTGCACAGTCAGGGAAAATTATCCGCAAGGAATCTTTTTCACAAAACGAACAGGTATACTGGACAGATATTTCTGCGGATAAATTTGGTTATCTTACAGTATTCGGCACAAAAAATACACAGGATTATGATTTATACGGAATGTTCGAAAATACCGGGGTTTATGAATTTCCAGACACGAATATTTTCAGAGTAATTTCCAATCCTTTTGTTGGGTTTTCAAGAGTAAGTGGTTATACGGGAGAATTACAAATTTACGACATTTTAGGCAGAAAAGTGGAAACCATAAACATAACAAATGAATGGACTACTTTTGGGAACAACTTACAAAAAGGAATTTATTTTGCAAAGCCCAGAGATAATTGCGGGATAAAGCCATTTAAGATAGTGAAGATGAGGTAAAAACAGGAGAAAGTAGATAGTAGGCAGTAAGTAGGAGAAAAACCAAAAAATAAAAAAATGAGAAATATAGCAAAATAATCGGGAGGGGAAATGTTAGATGACAAATTATTAGAAATACTTGCTTGTCCTAAATGCAAGGGTGATTTAGAGTATGACAAAAAAAACAATAAACTTTTATGTCATAAATGCAAATTAGGATATAGGGTTGAAGATGATATTCCCATAATGTTGATAGATGAGGCGGAGAAATTAATAGATAGCAAGTAGTATCGAGTAGATAGGGAAAAAAGAGTTAAGCACGTTGAGTAAGCTGGGCAAGTTAAGTAAGGCGAAAAGAGGAAATAGCAAACTAGCAATCTGCCTATCGTAAGCGGGCAAAAAGTCTAATTCGCATAAAGCGAATAAAAACATCTAAAAAACTAAAATATAGTATTTATATAAATTAAAGTTTTTTTTGTTGCAAAGTAAATAAGTAGGTATATAGATATAAGTTGAATGTGGAATTTAATAACAACGCATAAATCGTACAAAAGAACAAGGAGATAAAATGTGGTTATTTCTATTAATATTAACAGGAAACTTGACGACAACAAACCCTGTCCCGACAAAAACAACTCCGCAAGCCAAACAAAGTCAAGGAATTGTACCGCAGCAGAACCAGACAACAGCCAAAGACAAGGATAAAAAGATACAAGGAAATGTGGGGCCCGTAAATGGGACAACAATCTCAAAAAAAACTCAAGAGGATGTAAGTAATTCACCGCGGACAATTGAAGTATTAAATTCGTCTAAAAGCGGAATAGATTTTATATACAACACCGGAGAGATATATGAGACTTCGCCTTACATACTAAACGCGGACGTTCAACCTGAAGCAGGGAAGCCTGCGTTGCCTGTAACATACGTAACCATAGGTATTCCTATTGGTGCTAAAGTAGAAATCCAATTTGAAGAATTAAAGGGAGAGGAAACAAGGAACAAAGAAGTTCCTCCTCTGCAGGATTTCACATCAAAAGAAAAAGACAAGACGCTTTATGCACAGGACATATTCTGGCCATCAAAAGTAGTAGAAATAGCAGAAAGGAACATTTACAGAGGGCAGGAAATAATAAAACTAAGAATAAATCCAATCAGATACAACCCAGTTAGAAAAACCATGGCAATAAACAAGAGTTTAAAAGTGCATCTAAAATTTTCCGGAGGCAGCGGAACTTACAGGCAAGACAAGATATTTGAAAATACATTTAAAGCCGTATTGCTTAACTACGAACAGGCAAAGAACTGGAGATTATCGTCCCCTTTAAAATCTTCCCGTAAATACTCTACCGGTTCGTGGTACAAGATAGAGGTTTCAGCGGAAGGCATATACAAAATAGACAGGAATCAGCTTAATTCCGTTGGCATTGGCAGAATTGATCCGACTACTATAAAAATTTATAATGGTGGCAGTAAAATGGTTACAAATTTTGGGGACAGTTTGATTGAAATTCCGATATCCATATTACCTGATACAAGTATTCTATTTTATGCTACTGTATTAGCAGGTTACGGGAAAAACGAATCGGAATACTTCAATCCATTTACAAATACAAACATATATTGGTTGACTTACGGAGAATCGCAAGGAAAAAGAGACAGTTTAGAAAGCAGTGGGAGTGGAACAGCAGCGTCATATTTTGGAGACACCCTACATATTGAACAGGACAATGAATGTCCTGCAAAATGTGGATTATCTTGGGTTTGGGAAAGAATCGAAAGGGAACCCGGAACTCATAGTATCGCAAAAAATTATACGTTTAACGCAACGGGAGTTTACAGCACTTCCTGTAATATTACGGTTGCAGTTTACGGATGGTATACAGATATGAGTAGTGGAGCAAAAGAACGTTCAGATACTATGAGACACCGAATAAAAATTTATTTAAATAACACGGAAATAATGGATAAAAAATGGATAGGACCAAATGAATATCCACAAAAAACATTCGAAGGAGTTGCCTCATCTCTAAAAGAAGGACAAAACACATTAAAATTCGAGGTGGTCAAGGATGATTCGTCAACGGATAAAGATATTTTGTTCTTCGATTGGTTTGAAGTACGTTATTCTAAGAGTTACAGAGCCAGTAACGGAGAATTAAAGTTCCACGGTAAAGATAAATTCACAATTACAGATTTTCAAGAAAGTCCAATAATATTCAATATTTCTAATCCATTACATCCTGTTAAAGTTTATGGATCAAGCTTTGCAAATGGAACAGCAGAGTTTTACGGGACCGAAGGAAATTATTATGCAAGTTGCAGATACAAGTCTATTAGCAGCATAAAGACTGAAAGTCCTTATAATTTAAGAAATAAAACTGCAGTTGTAAAAAATATAATAATTTCACCTTCGGATTTTATGGAATATGCGATAAGACTTAAAGACTATAGAAACAATTACGGTATGGCAACGGAAGTAGTTGCTTTGAATGATATTTACAACAACTTTTCATGGGGATTATCCAGCTCTCCTTATGCAATAAAAAACTTTTTAACTTATGCATATGACAACTGGGGCGAACCAGGATATTGTTTACTGCTTGGTGCCGGAACGTTTGCATACAAGTCAGATGTTCCCAAAAACCGTATTCCTGCGAGAGAAGAAGGGTATAAAGTCGGAGAATACGGATATCCGCCTCAAAGCAATTACTGTTGGGACGATTGGTTTACTGACAGAGATTTTGCCATAGGAAGAATTACGGCAAAAAGTAAAGAAGAAGCCAGCAATGCCGTAGATAAACTTATTAAATATGAAACAAGTCAGGGCGTATGGCAGAACAGAGTATTGTTAATATCTGACGATGAATATCCTGACAGGGATATGTTCGTAGCGAATTTAGAGCGATGTGCAAATATGCTTCCAAAAGAATATGATGCATTTAAGGTTTATTCGATGAACTATCCGTTAGAAGGTACTGTTAAACCTAGGGCAGAAAACGATATCATAAGAAACATTGACAAAGGTATGTATATGACGCTTGCATCCGGTCATGGCAATCTTTACCTTTTTTGTCACGAGGTTCTTTTTTACAATCCCCGTGATATTGATGCACTAAATAACAGCGTAAAAAATCCTATCTGGCAATTCTGGTCATGTGGCGTGGGATGTTTTGATAGGATAGATGATGATTGTATGGCCGATTATTTGCAAAAGGTATACAACAAGGGCGCCATTGCTTCTGTAGCGTCAACCAGGACTACAGGTGGTTCTTCAGGTATGGATACTTTACTAATTAGTCTTTTACTTAAGCAGAAATTAAACACATTAGGACAGGGAATGTATGGGCGCAGTCTTGCAAAAGATTTACAAGTAAATGAGAATTTATTTGCAGATCCAGCAACAAGATTGCCTGAAAGGGTTATATCAGTGGAAATAGACTCTTTCTCAAATGTAATCAGAGGCGGTGAAAAATTGATTGTGAAAGGTAAAGCACCTGGAGCTAAATTTGCTTTTATTACCGTCAGGAGTTCCGAATATACTTATACATACAACTATAACAGCATTTCTTATGCTGGCATTACAGGTAGTACAAAATATAAGATGCGGGGAAGAATGCTAATGGGGCCTGACCAAAAACCTTTCCAGCTAATTGATGATATACTTTTCGAAGGTGTTACCGAAGTAAAAAATGGAGTATGGGAACAGGAATTTTTTATCCCGGAACTTGACTCTATTCAGGATACTTTAATTTGTGGGGATCAAGCTAAAATCAGTGTTTTTGCATGGAATGGCAATTTATGTGGCAATACATACAAAGACATATCTGCTAAATGGGGTAAAGGCAATATAAAAGACATAACAGGACCTAAAATTACAATGGCTGCAAATGGCAAAACAATTAAATTAGGAGAACCGGATACTTTCTTTACGGTACCCGGACAATTCACATTTTCAGCCACATTAGAAGATGAATCCGGAATAAATATATTTAACAGAATAACACCCCTTAATCTTGTCCTTGCGCTTAAAATAAAAAGCGGTAAATTATTAGATTTTAATGTGCAACTTGCAGATTATTTTCAATATGATGTTGGAAGTTGTACTCGTGGCAGAGTTTCATATCAACTGGATTTAACTGAAAAAATAGACACACTGGTGTTTCAGGCATCTGATAACTTAGGCAATACAAGTGTCACCACTGCTATATTAAGAATTGAACCTGCAAGCGAACTAACCCTTACAAAAGTTATGAACTTTCCAAATCCTGTGCGAGGAGAACATACGGAATTTCATTTCTTTTTATCAAAACAGTCAAGCGTAACTATAAAAATTTATACTGTTTCCGGCAGGTTTATTAAAACTATCGAATCCGCGGCTTTACTCCCGGGCTCAAACAAAATTTACTGGGACACAAGAGATAAACTCGGAAATAGAGTGGCTAATGGTATCTACATGTATAAAATCAATGCGGTATCAGAGGGGTCTACAAGAGAAGAAATATCTAAAGTTTATAAACTTATGATTCTCAGATAAGTTAAGAAATTAGGGGGATCTATGGATTTTGAATTAAATGCAGATCAAAAAATGTTACAGGAAATGATTCGTAAATTCGCTAAAGCAGAGATAGAACCTATGGCAGCAGAGATAGATAGAGAAGCTAAATTTCCAAAGGGAAATATAAAAAAGCTAGGAAAGTTAGGATTAATGGGAGTTGTAGTGCCTGAAATGTATGGCGGCGCAGGATTTGACTTTTTTTCTCTTGCTATTGTAGTAGAGGAACTTTCAAAGGTTTGTCCTTCCACCGGTGTTATTGTTGCCGTTCATAATGCTCTCATTTGCTATTCTATTTATAATTTTGGAACAGAAGAACAGAAGAAAAAATGGTTACCTTCCCTTTGTAAAGGAGACAAGATAGGTGCCATAGGAATTACTGAACCCAACGCAGGATCAGATGTGGCAGGAATGGAATCAACAGCTGTATTAGATGGAGATAATTATATACTTAACGGGACAAAAAGATTTATTACTAACGCAGGAGAAGCCAGTATTTTCATTATTTTTGCCTACACCAACAAAGAATTAAAACATAAAGGGATAAGTGCTTTTGTAGTAGAACGAGACACCCCCGGATTTACGATAGGAAAACATGAGGATTTAATGGGAATGCGAGGAACTTCTAATTCCGAATTAATGTTTGAGAACGTAAAAATACCAAAAACCAACATTCTTGGCAAAGAAGGAGATGGATTCAAGATTTGTATGCACTTGCTTGATGTATCAAGAATTGACATTGGCGCACAAGCATTAGGCGTTGCAGAAGGGGCTTTTGATACAGCCATAAAATATGCCAAAGAAAGAAAAGTATTTGAGAAACCAATCGCTGAATTCCAGCTAATTCAGGCAATGATTACAGAAATGGCAACACAAATAGAAGCAGCAAGATGGCTTGTTTATTATGCAGCTTATTGTAAAGATAGCGGTATACCTAAATTTTCGCGTTATTCCGCGATGGCAAAATTTTTTGCTTCAGAAACAGCTGTTAATGTATCCAGAAAAGCATTACAAATCCATGGGGGGTATGGATATACAAAAGACTACCCAATTGAACGTTTTTACAGAGATGCTAAGATTTTAGAGATATATGAAGGGACTTCTGAAATACAAAAACTCGTTATTGCAAGAGATATTTTGAAGTAAAGGAGGTGCAATGAAAGAACCAAGAGCTACTATTACTAATATCATTGGTGTTGGAACAATCGTCAACGGAAGACTTAAAGTAGAAGGAAGTATAAGAGTTGATGGAACTGTAGAGGGAAACCTTGATGTTACGGAAGCAATAATTATTGGCAAAACAGGCAAAGTAAGGGGAGATATTCATGCAAAAGAATTTATGCTTGCCGGTAGTATAGATGGAAATATATTCATAGGTGGAAGGGCAGAATTTGGGACAGGTTCAAGACTTAAAGGTGACATAAAATGCAAACAACTTATTATAGAAGAGGGAGTTATGTTTGATGGTAATTGTTCCATGAGCGATAGGGAAATGCAAGCCAAACCTCAATTTTTTAAAGGACAAAGGGAAAGATCAACAGCAGGTGCTATCGATTTAGATTAAAATATGACACAGATTAATTATGCACTTAAGGGGAAAATCACTCCAGAAATAATGGCTGTTGCAAGACAGGAAGGGTTATCTCCTGAAACTATAGCTAAAGGGGTAGCAAACGGTGAAATTGTTATTACTTGCAACTCAAAATACAGTTTAAAACATCCTTGTGGAATTGGCAAAGGGCTGAGAACTAAGATAAATGCAAACATTGGTTCTTCCACAGACTGCTGTGATATTAAATTGGAGAAAAAGAAAGCTCAAGTAGCAAGAGAAGCAGGAGCAGATACGATTATGGATTTATCCACAGGCGGAGATTTAAGAAAATTTAGAAAAATTATTCAGGAGGCTTTTGCCGGACCAATTGGAACAGTCCCCATATACCAGGTAGCCACAGAAACAGTTAAATCCAAAGGGGGAATTGTTTTTATGACTTCTGATGATATTTTCAAAGTCATAGAAGAACAGGCTAAAGATGGAGTAGATTTTATAACCGTACACTGCGGAGTTACAAGAGAAGTATTTGACAGGCTATGTGCTCAAACAAGAATTATGGATATCGTTTCAAGAGGAGCAGCGTTTTTAATCACATGGATGTTAGCAAATAAAAAAGAAAATCCTTTATATGAGCATTTTGACCGTTTACTTGATATTGCATATAAATACGATGTTATTTTATCTCTTGGTGATGGATTCAGACCCGGAGCAATTGGTGATGCAACAGACAGAGCTCAAATTCAAGAACTTCTTATTCTTGGAGAGCTTAAAGAAAGAGCAAATAAAAGAGGAGTACAGGTAATGATAGAGGGGCCCGGACATGTTCCTCTGAATGAAGTAGCAATGAACATACAATTGGAGAAAAAAATATGTCAGGGTGCACCGTTTTATGTTTTAGGGCCAATAGTTACAGACATTGCCCCCGGGTATGATGAAATAACAAGCGCCATAGGTGGAGCAATCGCAGCTTCCGCGGGAGCAGATTTTTTATGCTATGTTACTCCTGCAGAACACGGCGGATTACCCAATATAGAGGAAGTCAGAAGAGGAATAATCGCATCAAAAATTGCAGCACACGCGGGAGACATTGTAAAGGGAATCAAAGGCGCAAAAGAAAGAGACAACGAGCTTTCAAAAGCAAGAAAAAAACTAAATTGGGATAGACAGACAGAATTGGCAATAGACCCCGAAATATTGAAAAAGTTTCGTTTGGAAAGAAAACCAAAAATGTCGGAAGTATGTACTATGTGTGGAGATTATTGCGCAATAAAAATAGTAGAAGATGCAATAAAAAAACATAAATAAACAAAAGGACAGAATGCAAAGAAAAACTAAAATAATAGAAAGTATTGATGGAGAAATTTTTGATATTGAACTATCTGAAGACCTTCTTAAAAAGAATAAAGAAATAGCTAAAGAGAATAAAAAGTTATTGGAAAAACATAATATATTAGCAATTGATATTATGGGAGCAATAGGAGCCGGGAAAACTACTTTAATAACAAAAATAGTAAGTATTTTAAGTAAAAAATACAAAATTGCCGTTCTATGCGGAGACTTAACAACAACTCTTGATGCAGATATTATTAAATCTGCAGGAGCAGAAGTAATTCAGATAAATACGGGGAAAGAATGCCATTTAGATGCCAATCTTGTAAGAAAGGCAATAAAAGAACTTCCTTTAAATAAAATTGATTTATTAATTATTGAAAATGTAGGGAATCTTATATGTCCCGGAGAATTTGTACTCGGAACACACAAAAGAATGGTAGTCGTTTCCGTGACGGAAGGACCTTTTATGGTTGTAAAACATCCTTATATCTTTATGGAAGCTAATATAGGAGTAATTAATAAAATAGAATTGAAAGATGTAATGGGTGTAGAACCTAAAAAATTACAATCTGCTATGAAAAAGATAAAACCCGGTATAAAAGTTTTTGAAACCAGTGCACGAAAAAACATAGGCGTTGAACTTCTCGCCACTTTCATTAGTAAGTTATTAAAATAAAAACTTCTTTAATCACATATACAAAATGCACGAATTCACAATTGCAAAAGAAATTGTTATGCATTTAAATGAATTTAAAAAACGGCAAGATAAGCTAACAATAATTGGTCTAAATATTGAACTTGGAGAATTTACATTTGCAAACGAAGAACAAATTAAGTTCTGGCTAAAAGAATTGCTAAAAAACACAAATAAAACCAATCTTAAGATTAATATAAAAAGAATAAAACCTGTTGTTTATTGTAATAAGTGTGGTTATAGTGGAAATATAAAATTTTCCGCTGACCCTGTATATCATTTTTTATTACCTGATTTGAGATGTAAAAAATGCAATTCCAAGAAGATTGATTTAATAAAAGGGCGGGAGTGTAATCTGAAAAGCGTAAAGGTAAAAAAAATCCCACGAAAAAAGAAAGGCTTACTTTAATTCTGTTTGTGCAAGTTTTTGGTACAGATTTCCTGCTTTTATAAGTTCTTCGTGAGTCCCTTCTTCTATTATTTTACCCTCATTCATAACAATTATGCGATGCATATTCTGGACAGTTGATAATCTGTGTGCTATAACTATTGCAGTCCTGTTTGCAAGTAATTTTTGTATAGCTTCCTGTAATTTAGACTCCGTTACATTATCCAGGTGAGAAGTGGCTTCATCAAATATAAGAATCGGTGGATTTTTATAAAGTGCACGGGCAATTGCCAGTCTTTGCCTTTCTCCTCCCGATAATTTTATTCCCCTCTCCCCTATTACAGTATCATATTTTAGCGGCATCTTGTTAATGAATTCATCTGCATTTGCAAGCTTAGCAGAAGAAACAACTCTATCATAGTCTATGGAAGAAAAACCATAAGCAATATTATTTGCCACAGTATCATTAAATAGGATAGGATCCTGTGTAACAAGCCCAATAAGACTTCGCAATTCTTTAATATATACCTGTTTAATATCAATATCGTCAATTGTAATAAGGCCTTTTGTCGGGTCATAAAACCTAAGCAACAATTCAGTAAGTGTAGATTTCCCTGCCCCGGATGGGCCTACAAGAGCTATATTTTCGCCTTTATCTATTTTTAGCGATATATCACTTAATACAATTTGGGGCGCTTCATAACTAAATTGCACGTTATGAAACTTAATTTGTTTATTAAAATCAAGATGTATAGGGTTAGATATTTCCGTAATAGTGGGTTTAATATCTAAAATTTTATTTATTCTTATTATAGCCTGAGTTCCTTCCTGTAACTTAACATTTGCCATAGGTAATTGCCTTAATGATTCCATAATTGATAAGGCGCAGGCAAGAAAAACAAGAAATCTGTCCGGTGTAAGACTCTTAACAACAAGGATTTCATAACTTCCATAACCTATTATTATACAGGAACCAATAGCCGTTATCATTTCTGCCAAAGGAATTCCTATCAAACCTACTCTTTCAAATTTTAGAGCGGATTTGAGATAACTTTGAGTAGATTTGAAAAACTTGGCTTTCTCAATGGGTTCCGATAAAAAAGCTTTTACTATTTTGATTCCGCCTACAATTTCGCCAAGTAAACTTATAATTTTCCCCATATCTTCCTGAACGTTATTGCTTTTTTCTCTTAATTTTTTGGCAAGTTTATTCAAAATATACCCAAATAAAGGGAAAATTACGATACTTATCAACATAAGATGCCATGATATATAGGCAGCAAAGCAAAGAAAAACGAAAATAAGCAATAATTGCCTTAAATACGCAAGCATTCCATCTTTAATTGAATCACGAATTTTGGATATATCATTGGTTAACCTTGAAATTATTATACCTGTTTTTGTACCGTGGAAATAATCAAGAGAAAGCTTTTCTAAATGAGAATATGTTTTATTTCTTATATCTTTAGTTATATTTTCTTCTACTGATACC includes:
- the hypB gene encoding hydrogenase nickel incorporation protein HypB; translation: MQRKTKIIESIDGEIFDIELSEDLLKKNKEIAKENKKLLEKHNILAIDIMGAIGAGKTTLITKIVSILSKKYKIAVLCGDLTTTLDADIIKSAGAEVIQINTGKECHLDANLVRKAIKELPLNKIDLLIIENVGNLICPGEFVLGTHKRMVVVSVTEGPFMVVKHPYIFMEANIGVINKIELKDVMGVEPKKLQSAMKKIKPGIKVFETSARKNIGVELLATFISKLLK
- the thiC gene encoding phosphomethylpyrimidine synthase ThiC; this translates as MTQINYALKGKITPEIMAVARQEGLSPETIAKGVANGEIVITCNSKYSLKHPCGIGKGLRTKINANIGSSTDCCDIKLEKKKAQVAREAGADTIMDLSTGGDLRKFRKIIQEAFAGPIGTVPIYQVATETVKSKGGIVFMTSDDIFKVIEEQAKDGVDFITVHCGVTREVFDRLCAQTRIMDIVSRGAAFLITWMLANKKENPLYEHFDRLLDIAYKYDVILSLGDGFRPGAIGDATDRAQIQELLILGELKERANKRGVQVMIEGPGHVPLNEVAMNIQLEKKICQGAPFYVLGPIVTDIAPGYDEITSAIGGAIAASAGADFLCYVTPAEHGGLPNIEEVRRGIIASKIAAHAGDIVKGIKGAKERDNELSKARKKLNWDRQTELAIDPEILKKFRLERKPKMSEVCTMCGDYCAIKIVEDAIKKHK
- a CDS encoding hydrogenase/urease maturation nickel metallochaperone HypA, which codes for MHEFTIAKEIVMHLNEFKKRQDKLTIIGLNIELGEFTFANEEQIKFWLKELLKNTNKTNLKINIKRIKPVVYCNKCGYSGNIKFSADPVYHFLLPDLRCKKCNSKKIDLIKGRECNLKSVKVKKIPRKKKGLL
- a CDS encoding ABC transporter ATP-binding protein — its product is MKLFAPYLANYKTKLFICFTFMMLFALVSGFSISLLSPFLNAIFYNKPVLPDAHYDLLVKFNAWVLGESKLSALIKIQIMLVLVFLSKGIFSYINRYLGVSVEENITKDIRNKTYSHLEKLSLDYFHGTKTGIIISRLTNDISKIRDSIKDGMLAYLRQLLLIFVFLCFAAYISWHLMLISIVIFPLFGYILNKLAKKLREKSNNVQEDMGKIISLLGEIVGGIKIVKAFLSEPIEKAKFFKSTQSYLKSALKFERVGLIGIPLAEMITAIGSCIIIGYGSYEILVVKSLTPDRFLVFLACALSIMESLRQLPMANVKLQEGTQAIIRINKILDIKPTITEISNPIHLDFNKQIKFHNVQFSYEAPQIVLSDISLKIDKGENIALVGPSGAGKSTLTELLLRFYDPTKGLITIDDIDIKQVYIKELRSLIGLVTQDPILFNDTVANNIAYGFSSIDYDRVVSSAKLANADEFINKMPLKYDTVIGERGIKLSGGERQRLAIARALYKNPPILIFDEATSHLDNVTESKLQEAIQKLLANRTAIVIAHRLSTVQNMHRIIVMNEGKIIEEGTHEELIKAGNLYQKLAQTELK